From one Parambassis ranga chromosome 5, fParRan2.1, whole genome shotgun sequence genomic stretch:
- the LOC114436846 gene encoding mucin-2-like isoform X6: MRGISGLLLLLLLPVCSSQSNYMGTVITYNPKNPNADGSISVVLHYKLNSRWCNFNEWTCVNCGTEVSNQPASFYNGSEFCEIGRIVTRLLPSSSPFQMVLNGGSWVSNINNITSMTALIHVDLRSRSDTGRANTSPQTNILPKLRVPSNCQRNFTLLAFDPDGDDVKCTEANSSLSECVQCTPPLSVLTLHTSCFVSYNPSIGNHQGNEGSYALQLMMVDFPMQTITLTNTSGSQEVKTTNDAISRIPIQFIVTVDPAVQICQEGFYLPRFLPPTPANRAQLFTFVGQTLEISIHAEANHSSISQLVFSGPSNMIQSVSGAGQFILTWTPSEAENGETHAICFVVEAELNRSAVYQSELRCVIVAVGSEKNFPTDMTTIQPATTPPAQPLNTTTQTSSTPCVTSQPSLTITITQAVPSTTCIPLTTQIPVTVTTPQTTTTPTTIITQATITIPSTTTTPQNITIAPTMVTTSSGQSTFTIPLTVTTANTTTAPTSPIIITITTPDTTTPGGTPVPTPTMQITTAAPTTTTAATTTTTTVSPTTTTNTTITAAMTTVPTTTTTPIPITPATTTFTTTLAPTTTTTPTTTTSAPITTAITPIPITTAPITHNTTSTAAATSAPTPAPPTTTSALTTTTAVSTSIATTPGTAPAGTTTTAATATTAESTLPPTASNTSTTAAATTTTNTTTTFTTPFPTITSPTTGNTTTELMTHTTTATTTSLAPDPTTNSTAATLTPNATTAIAITTAAPTLPPTTTTTTTISNTTIDTTAVATTEMTLPATTNATTATTTISNTTIDTTAVATTEMTLPATTTTAAASLTTTETTSNTTTATTITNTTIDTTVVETTEMTLPATTTTAAASLTTTETTSNTTTATTITNTTIDTTAVATTEMTLPATTNATTAAASLTTTETTSNTTTATTITNTTIDTTVVATTEMTLPATTNATTAAASLTTTETTSNTTTATTITNTTIDTIAVTTEMTLPATTNMTSTSAVNITDAASLPPNTTTATTITNETIDTTVVTTTEMTLPATTNATTATTTISNTTIDTTAVATTEMTLPATTNMTSTSAVNTSDAASLPPNTTTATTTTNATIDTTAVATTEMTLPATTNATTAAASLTTTETTSNTTTATTITNTTIDTTAVETTAMTLPATTNATTATTTAAASLTTTETTSNTITATTTTNATIDTTVVTTTDMTLPATTNATTATTTISNTTIDTTAVATTETTLPATTNATTATTTISNTTIDTTTVETTEMTLPATTTTAAASLTTTETTSNTTTATTITNTTIDTTAVATTEMTLPATTNATTAAASLTTTETTSNTTTATTITNTTIDTTVVATTEMTLPATTNATTAAASLTTTETTSNTTTATTITNTTIDTIAVTTEMTLPATTNMTSTSAVNITDAASLPPNTTTATTITNETIDTTVVTTTEMTLPATTNATTATTTISNTTIDTTAVATTEMTLPATTNMTSTSAVNTSDAASLPPNTTTATTTTNATIDTTAVATTEMTLPATTNATTAAASLTTTETTSNTTTATTITNTTIDTTAVETTAMTLPATTNATTATTTAAASLTTTETTSNTITATTTTNATIDTTVVTTTDMTLPATTNATTATTTISNTTIDTTAVATTETTLPATTNATTATTTISNTTIDTTTVETTEMTLPATTTTAAASLTTTETTSNTTTATTITNTTIDTTAVATTEMTLPATTNATTAAASLTTTETTSNTTTATTITNTTIDTTVVATTEMTLPATTNATTAAASLTTTETTSNTTTATTITNTTIDTIAVTTEMTLPATTNMTSTSAVNITDAASLPPNTTTATTITNETIDTTVVTTTEMTLPATTNATTATTTISNTTIDTTAVATTETTLPATTNATTATTTISNTTIDTTTVATTEMTLPATTNATTVAASLTTTETTSNTTTATTITNTTIDTTAVATTEMTLPATTNTTSTSAVNTTDAASLPPNTTTATTTISNTTIDTTAVATTEMTLPATTNMTSTTAVNTTDAASLPPNTTTATTTISNTTIDTTAVATTEMTLPATTNATTATTTISNTTIDTTAVATTEMTLPATTTTAAASLTTTETTSNTTTATTITNTTIDTTAVATTAMTLPATTNATTATTTAAAPLTTTETMSNTTTPGQTTVAMTTAAPTLPQTTTDAPTTMAINTTDAASPSPNTTTATTTITNTTIDTTAVTTTEMTLPATTVAMTTAAKTTVASTTTTTTTASLSTTAATTTVATVAPTGTTTTTTPAPQPPTGGATTTTAATEPPQTTCLTSEQATTITVTLTQSIPSTTCTPLTTTNNLNVTVTTSTSSPTSTIVPVTKPSYVISLRGRISCTSTACEDDIRTIALQWFKDGLRNQGLPAGFMLSIASTTRINPQQ; this comes from the exons ATGAGGGGGATttcagggctgctgctgctcctgctgctgccggtCTGCAGCTCCCAGAGTAACTACATGGGGACAGTGATAACCTATAACCCCAAAAACCCAAATGCAGATGGATCTATATCG GTGGTTCTTCACTACAAGCTGAACTCGCGCTGGTGCAACTTCAACGAGTGGACCTGTGTGAACTGTGGGACTGAGGTCTCAAACCAGCCGGCTTCATTCTACAACGGCAGCGAGTTCTGTGAGATTGGACGAATCGTGACCCGCCTGCTTCCCAGCAGCTCTCCCTTTCAGATGGT GTTGAACGGAGGCAGCTGGGTCAGtaacatcaataacatcacATCAATGACAGCCCTGATCCACGTGGACCTGAGGAGCCGGTCTGACACCGGGCGCGCCAACACCTCACCACAGACCAACATCCTGCCAAAACTGAG AGTTCCTTCAAACTGTCAAAGGAATTTCACCTTGCTGGCGTTTGACCCCGACGGAGACGACGTTAAATGCACAGAAGCAAACTCCTCACTGTCAGAGTGTGTCCAATGTACGCCGCCTCTGTCCGTCCTCACCTTACACACA tcttgttttgtgtcataCAACCCCTCCATTGGCAATCACCAAGGTAATGAAGGTTCGTATgcgctgcagctgatgatggtGGACTTTCCCAtgcagaccatcacactgacAAACACCAGCGGGTCACAGGAAGTGAAAACAACCAACGACGCCATCAGCAGAATACCCATCCAGTTTATTGTGACAG TGGATCCTGCTGTGCAGATCTGCCAAGAAGGGTTTTATTTGCCCAGGTTCCTCCCCCCAACTCCCGCTAACAGagctcagctgttcacctttgTTGGTCAGACGCTGGAAATCAGCATCCACGCAGAGGCAAATCATTCGAG TATTTCTCAGCTGGTGTTCAGTGGCCCATCCAACATGATCCAGAGTGTATCTGGAGCAGGACAGTTCATCCTTACATGGACGCCATCTGAGGCTGAAAATGGAGAAACCCACGCCATCTGTTTCGTCGTGGAGGCAGAATTGAA tcgtaGCGCCGTGTATCAGTCAGAGCTTCGATGTGTCATTGTGGCTGTTGGCAGCG AGAAAAACTTTCCCACTGATATGACAACTATCCAACCAGCAACAACACCACCTGCACAGCCTCTcaatacaacaacacaaacttcAAGTACTCCCTGTGTGACATCGCAACCCAGCCTGACTATAACAATCACACAAGCAGTACCTTCTACAACATGTATACCACTAACAACACAAATTCCTGTGACTGTAACAacaccacaaacaacaacaacaccgaCTACAATTATAACACAAGCTACCATAACTATTCCATCAACAACGACTACACCACAAAACATCACTATTGCACCGACAATGGTGACAACATCGAGTGGGCAAAGCACGTTTACCATTCCGTTAACAGTGACTACAGCCAACACAACAACTGCGCCAACATCTCCAATTATAATCACCATAACTACACCGGACACAACAACACCAGGTGGAACGCCTGTTCCCACGCCAACTATGCAGATTACAACTGCTGCTCCAACAACAACCACTGCTGCTACAACAACTACTACAACAGTCTCTCCAACTACAACCACTAATACCACAATTACTGCAGCAATGACTACAGTTCCtaccacaacaaccacaccaaTTCCCATCACACCAGCTACTACTACATTCACCACCACACTAGCTCCCACCACCACGACAACTCCCACCACAACCACTTCAGCTCCTATCACAACAGCCATTACTCCAATTCCAATAACAACTGCACCGATCACACACAACACCACATCTACTGCTGCTGCAACATCTGCTCCAACACCTGCTCCTCCTACCACAACATCTGCTTTAACTACAACTACAGCAGTATCTACATCAATTGCTACAACACCAGGAACAGCGCCAGCTGGAACAACAACCACTGCTGCAACCGCAACAACTGCCGAGTCGACCCTCCCTCCAACCGCAAGTAATACCtccacaacagctgctgctacCACAACTACTAACACAACTACTACTTTTACAACACCTTTTCCAACAATTACTTCACCCACAACTGGTAACACAACTACTGAATTGATGACACACACAACTACAGCAACCACTACATCACTTGCACCTGATCCAACAACAAACTCAACAGCTGCAACATTGACACCTAATGCAACAACTGCTATTGCGATAACTACAGCAGCACCAACCCTTCCTCCAACCACAACTACTACAACCACCataagtaacacaacaataGACACTACTGCTGTGGCAACTACAGAAATGACACTTCCTGCAACCACAA ACGCAACCACTGCAACAACCacaataagtaacacaacaataGACACTACCGCTGTGGCAACTACAGAAATGACGCTTCCTGCAACCAcaaccacagcagctgcttcattgACAACTACAGAAACTACATCAAATACAACCACTGCAACAACAATAACTAACACAACAATAGACACTACTGTCGTGGAAACTACAGAAATGACGCTTCCTGCAACCAcaaccacagcagctgcttcattgACAACTACAGAAACTACATCAAATACAACCACTGCAACAACAATAACTAACACAACAATAGACACTACTGCCGTGGCAACTACAGAAATGACACTTCCTGCAACCACAA ACGcaaccacagcagctgcttcattgACAACTACAGAAACTACATCAAATACAACCACTGCAACAACAATAACTAACACAACAATAGACACTACTGTCGTGGCAACTACAGAAATGACACTTCCTGCAACCACAAACGcaaccacagcagctgcttcattgACAACTACAGAAACTACATCAAATACAACCACTGCAACAACAATAACTAACACAACAATAGACACTATTGCCGTGACAACAGAAATGACACTTCCTGCAACCACAAATATGACTTCCACATCTGCTGTTAACATaactgatgcagcatcacttcctCCAAACACAACCACTGCAACAACTATAACAAATGAAACAATAGACACCACTGTCGTGACAACTACAGAAATGACACTTCCTGCAACCACAAACGCAACCACTGCAACAACCacaataagtaacacaacaataGACACTACTGCTGTGGCAACTACAGAAATGACACTTCCTGCAACCACAAATATGACTTCCACATCTGCTGTTAACACAagtgatgcagcatcacttccaccaaacacaacaactgcaacaaccacaacaaacgCAACAATAGACACTACTGCTGTGGCAACTACAGAAATGACACTTCCTGCAACCACAAACGcaaccacagcagctgcttcattgACAACTACAGAAACTACGTCAAATACAACCACTGCAACAACAATAACTAACACAACTATAGACACTACTGCTGTGGAAACTACAGCAATGACACTTCCTGCAACCACAAATGCAACCACTGCAAcaaccacagcagctgcttcattgACAACTACAGAAACTACGTCAAATACAATCActgcaacaaccacaacaaatgCAACAATAGACACTACTGTCGTGACAACTACAGATATGACACTTCCTGCAACCACAAACGCAACCACTGCAACAACCacaataagtaacacaacaataGACACTACTGCTGTGGCAACTACAGAAACGACACTTCCTGCAACCACAAACGCAACCACTGCAACAACCacaataagtaacacaacaataGACACTACCACTGTGGAAACTACAGAAATGACGCTTCCTGCAACCAcaaccacagcagctgcttcattgACAACTACAGAAACTACATCAAATACAACCACTGCAACAACAATAACTAACACAACAATAGACACTACTGCCGTGGCAACTACAGAAATGACACTTCCTGCAACCACAA ACGcaaccacagcagctgcttcattgACAACTACAGAAACTACATCAAATACAACCACTGCAACAACAATAACTAACACAACAATAGACACTACTGTCGTGGCAACTACAGAAATGACACTTCCTGCAACCACAAACGcaaccacagcagctgcttcattgACAACTACAGAAACTACATCAAATACAACCACTGCAACAACAATAACTAACACAACAATAGACACTATTGCCGTGACAACAGAAATGACACTTCCTGCAACCACAAATATGACTTCCACATCTGCTGTTAACATaactgatgcagcatcacttcctCCAAACACAACCACTGCAACAACTATAACAAATGAAACAATAGACACCACTGTCGTGACAACTACAGAAATGACACTTCCTGCAACCACAAACGCAACCACTGCAACAACCacaataagtaacacaacaataGACACTACTGCTGTGGCAACTACAGAAATGACACTTCCTGCAACCACAAATATGACTTCCACATCTGCTGTTAACACAagtgatgcagcatcacttccaccaaacacaacaactgcaacaaccacaacaaacgCAACAATAGACACTACTGCTGTGGCAACTACAGAAATGACACTTCCTGCAACCACAAACGcaaccacagcagctgcttcattgACAACTACAGAAACTACGTCAAATACAACCACTGCAACAACAATAACTAACACAACTATAGACACTACTGCTGTGGAAACTACAGCAATGACACTTCCTGCAACCACAAATGCAACCACTGCAAcaaccacagcagctgcttcattgACAACTACAGAAACTACGTCAAATACAATCActgcaacaaccacaacaaatgCAACAATAGACACTACTGTCGTGACAACTACAGATATGACACTTCCTGCAACCACAAACGCAACCACTGCAACAACCacaataagtaacacaacaataGACACTACTGCTGTGGCAACTACAGAAACGACACTTCCTGCAACCACAAACGCAACCACTGCAACAACCacaataagtaacacaacaataGACACTACCACTGTGGAAACTACAGAAATGACGCTTCCTGCAACCAcaaccacagcagctgcttcattgACAACTACAGAAACTACATCAAATACAACCACTGCAACAACAATAACTAACACAACAATAGACACTACTGCCGTGGCAACTACAGAAATGACACTTCCTGCAACCACAA ACGcaaccacagcagctgcttcattgACAACTACAGAAACTACATCAAATACAACCACTGCAACAACAATAACTAACACAACAATAGACACTACTGTCGTGGCAACTACAGAAATGACACTTCCTGCAACCACAAACGcaaccacagcagctgcttcattgACAACTACAGAAACTACATCAAATACAACCACTGCAACAACAATAACTAACACAACAATAGACACTATTGCCGTGACAACAGAAATGACACTTCCTGCAACCACAAATATGACTTCCACATCTGCTGTTAACATaactgatgcagcatcacttcctCCAAACACAACCACTGCAACAACTATAACAAATGAAACAATAGACACCACTGTCGTGACAACTACAGAAATGACACTTCCTGCAACCACAAACGCAACCACTGCAACAACCacaataagtaacacaacaataGACACTACTGCTGTGGCAACTACAGAAACAACACTTCCTGCAACCACAAACGCAACCACTGCAACAACCacaataagtaacacaacaataGACACTACTACTGTGGCAACTACAGAAATGACACTTCCTGCAACCACAAACGCAACCACAGTGGCTGCTTCATTGACAACTACAGAAACTACGTCAAATACAACCACTGCAACAACAATAACTAACACAACTATAGACACTACTGCCGTGGCAACTACAGAAATGACACTTCCTGCAACCACAAATACGACTTCCACATCTGCTGTTAACacaactgatgcagcatcacttcctCCAAACACAACCACTGCAACAACCACAATAA gtaacacaacaataGACACTACTGCTGTGGCAACTACAGAAATGACACTTCCTGCAACCACAAATATGACTTCCACAACTGCTGTTAACacaactgatgcagcatcacttcctCCAAACACAACCACTGCAACAACCACAATAA gtaacacaacaataGACACTACTGCTGTGGCAACTACAGAAATGACACTTCCTGCAACCACAA ACGCAACCACTGCAACAACCacaataagtaacacaacaataGACACTACCGCTGTGGCAACTACAGAAATGACGCTTCCTGCAACCAcaaccacagcagctgcttctttgACAACTACAGAAACTACATCAAATACAACCACTGCAACAACAATAACTAACACAACAATAGACACTACTGCCGTGGCAACTACAGCAATGACACTTCCTGCAACCACAAATGCAACCACTGCAACaaccacagcagctgctccattGACAACTACAGAAACTATGTCAAATACAACCACACCTGGTCAAACAACTGTTGCTATGACTACAGCAGCACCAACCCTTCCTCAAACCACAACAGATGCTCCTACAACGATGGCTATTAACACAACTGATGCAGCATCGCCTTCTCCAAACACAACCACTGCAACGACAACAATAACTAACACAACAATAGACACTACTGCCGTGACAACTACAGAAATGACACTTCCTGCAACCACTGTGGCTATGACAACCGCTGCCAAGACAACGGTAGCTTCAACCACAACTACTACTACAACTGCTTCAttatcaaccactgctgctacCACTACAGTAGCTACTGTTGCACCAacaggaacaacaacaacaacaacacctgcCCCACAACCACCCACTGGTGGTGCAACTACTACAACTGCTGCTACAGAGCCTCCTCAGACAACTTGTTTAACTTCTGAACAAGCCACAACCATCACTGTGACTTTGACACAATCGATTCCCTCTACAACGTGCACCCCGCTGACAACAACCAATAATCTAAATGTAACTGTGACCACAAGTACAAGTTCACCCACAA GTACAATTGTTCCTGTGACCAAGCCATCAT ATGTCATCAGTCTGAGAGGGAGGATCTCCTGCACCTCGACGGCGTGTGAGGATGACATCAGGACAATTGCGCTCCAATGG TTTAAAGATGGACTAAGGAACCAAGGGCTGCCTGCAGGCTTCATGCTCAGCATTGCATCAACAACCCGCATCAACCCACAACAATGA